A region from the Mesorhizobium sp. J8 genome encodes:
- a CDS encoding glycosyltransferase family 4 protein gives MLQSLIHRPRRILMTTDAVGGVWRYCLDLARELAAGGDSIVLAGLGPEPSPEQAREARSFATLVWLKCPPDWMTRDEKDLDSLRGELQTLVQTYAIDLIHLNAPAQAAGLDLACPVVAVSHSCVATWLHAVRGQAPADDWSWQRDRNRAGLDRADVVVAPSRSHAEMLQTCYGAIEGLGVVHNGALPGPRPGRREPFVFAAARWWDEGKNAASLDAAAALCNWPIQVAGPLAGPDGQCARFGNCISFGPMDHGKVRRLMRRAGIFVSSSIYEPFGLAALEAALSATPLVLADIATYREIWDGAAMFFNARDPHALAGCIENLSHDESLRRKLGRRAARQARKFSLGKQVRAMRDVYDRAALTATGR, from the coding sequence ATGCTGCAGTCACTGATCCATCGTCCACGGCGCATCCTGATGACGACAGACGCCGTCGGCGGCGTCTGGCGCTACTGCCTCGATCTAGCGCGCGAGCTGGCGGCCGGAGGCGACAGCATCGTGCTCGCCGGGCTGGGGCCGGAACCTTCTCCGGAGCAGGCGCGGGAGGCGCGGTCTTTCGCCACGCTGGTTTGGCTCAAATGCCCGCCGGACTGGATGACGCGCGACGAAAAAGATCTCGACAGCTTGCGGGGCGAACTGCAAACCCTCGTCCAGACCTATGCGATCGACCTCATCCATCTCAATGCACCGGCGCAAGCGGCCGGGCTCGATCTGGCCTGTCCCGTCGTCGCGGTCTCGCATTCATGCGTGGCGACATGGTTGCACGCGGTGCGTGGGCAGGCGCCGGCGGACGATTGGTCCTGGCAGCGAGATCGCAACCGGGCTGGACTCGATCGCGCCGACGTGGTTGTCGCTCCGAGCCGAAGCCATGCCGAGATGCTCCAAACCTGCTACGGCGCGATCGAAGGGTTGGGCGTCGTCCATAATGGCGCCCTGCCCGGCCCGAGGCCGGGGCGGCGCGAGCCTTTCGTCTTCGCCGCTGCGCGCTGGTGGGACGAGGGCAAGAATGCGGCATCGCTCGACGCCGCCGCCGCGCTCTGCAACTGGCCCATTCAGGTCGCCGGTCCGCTCGCCGGGCCTGACGGACAGTGCGCCCGTTTCGGTAACTGCATCTCGTTCGGGCCGATGGATCACGGCAAAGTTCGTCGGCTGATGAGGCGAGCCGGCATCTTCGTTTCGAGCTCCATCTACGAGCCTTTCGGTCTGGCCGCCCTTGAGGCTGCGCTGTCGGCCACGCCGCTGGTGCTCGCCGATATCGCGACCTACCGTGAAATCTGGGACGGCGCGGCCATGTTCTTCAATGCGCGCGATCCACATGCGCTGGCCGGCTGCATCGAGAACCTGTCCCACGATGAAAGCTTGCGGCGCAAGCTGGGCAGGCGCGCCGCGCGGCAGGCACGCAAATTCTCGCTGGGCAAACAGGTGAGGGCGATGCGCGACGTCTACGACCGAGCGGCGCTGACCGCAACGGGGCGTTGA
- a CDS encoding sugar phosphate nucleotidyltransferase codes for MLGIVPAAGRGSRIQPLGFSKELLPVGSRLDGQTERPCAVSEYLVRRMVRNGVDRICFIIGSGKSDILEYYAAGYGDAAAIFVAQPSPVGLCDAIFRAAPLVTPEETVLIGLPDTIWFPEDGFCHLADDRLSFLMFPVDRPELFDAVVLDGNGRVEQIQVKQADAATNWVWGAFKMPGRIFHQLAALWRQRDGVDEYFGTLVNAYLDGGGEAYGVKAGTAYVDVGTFNGYRTALRLLESNDAVDDLTLTIFASQDRSAVPTVPGEGA; via the coding sequence ATGTTGGGCATCGTGCCTGCCGCCGGTCGCGGCAGCCGCATTCAGCCGCTGGGCTTTTCCAAGGAGCTGCTGCCGGTCGGCAGCCGGCTCGACGGGCAGACCGAGCGCCCATGCGCAGTGAGCGAATATCTGGTGCGGCGGATGGTGCGCAACGGCGTCGACCGCATCTGCTTCATCATCGGTTCCGGCAAGTCGGACATCCTTGAATATTACGCCGCCGGCTATGGCGATGCCGCGGCAATCTTCGTGGCGCAGCCGTCTCCGGTTGGACTGTGCGACGCTATCTTCCGCGCCGCGCCGCTCGTAACGCCGGAAGAAACGGTCTTGATAGGCCTGCCCGACACGATCTGGTTTCCTGAAGACGGCTTCTGCCATCTGGCCGACGACCGGCTGTCCTTCCTGATGTTTCCGGTCGATCGCCCGGAACTGTTCGACGCCGTCGTGCTCGATGGCAACGGGCGGGTCGAGCAGATCCAGGTCAAGCAAGCAGACGCCGCGACAAACTGGGTCTGGGGCGCCTTCAAGATGCCAGGTCGTATCTTCCATCAGCTTGCTGCGCTTTGGCGCCAGCGCGACGGCGTCGACGAGTATTTCGGCACTCTGGTCAACGCCTATCTCGACGGCGGAGGCGAAGCCTACGGTGTCAAGGCCGGGACTGCCTATGTCGATGTCGGTACTTTCAACGGCTACCGCACGGCGCTCAGGCTGCTCGAAAGCAATGATGCCGTCGATGATCTGACCCTGACGATATTCGCATCGCAGGACCGTTCGGCAGTGCCAACCGTTCCAGGCGAAGGAGCTTAG
- a CDS encoding TIGR04290 family methyltransferase — protein sequence MLHSSTEIRRRIDALGPWFHNMELAGVETAPDHFLGNYPLIKWRKFADAIPTDLSGKSVLDIGCNAGFYSIEMKKRGADRVLGIDFDEAYLAQARFAAEIADCDIEFRELSVYDVASLGERFDIVLFMGVLYHLRHPLLALDLIRAHVASDLMIFQSMQRGSGKVLPLEQNYHFWTRDLFDQHEFPKLHFIEHRYADDPTNWWIPNRACTEAMLRSAGFEIVLHPEDEVYFCRAAGKPADGAAVYPAKGEADD from the coding sequence ATGCTGCATTCCAGCACGGAAATACGTCGCCGCATCGACGCATTAGGGCCGTGGTTTCACAATATGGAACTGGCGGGCGTGGAGACCGCTCCCGATCATTTCCTTGGCAACTACCCGCTGATCAAATGGCGCAAATTCGCGGATGCCATTCCGACTGACCTCTCGGGCAAGTCGGTGCTCGATATCGGCTGCAACGCAGGCTTCTACTCGATCGAAATGAAGAAACGTGGGGCCGATCGCGTGCTCGGAATCGACTTCGACGAAGCATATCTCGCCCAGGCGCGCTTCGCCGCCGAGATCGCCGACTGCGACATCGAGTTCAGGGAATTGTCGGTCTACGACGTCGCATCGCTCGGCGAGCGCTTCGATATCGTGCTGTTCATGGGCGTGCTTTACCACCTGCGCCACCCGCTGCTGGCGCTCGACCTGATCCGCGCGCATGTCGCGAGCGACCTGATGATCTTCCAGTCGATGCAGCGCGGCAGCGGCAAGGTCCTCCCGCTTGAGCAGAACTACCATTTCTGGACACGCGACCTCTTCGATCAGCACGAATTTCCGAAACTGCACTTCATCGAGCATCGCTATGCGGACGACCCCACCAACTGGTGGATCCCGAATCGCGCCTGCACCGAAGCGATGCTGCGCAGCGCCGGCTTCGAGATCGTGCTTCACCCTGAAGACGAGGTCTATTTCTGCCGCGCGGCCGGCAAGCCGGCGGACGGCGCCGCCGTCTATCCAGCGAAAGGAGAGGCCGATGATTGA
- a CDS encoding UDP-glucuronic acid decarboxylase family protein, with protein sequence MRRSKRAEKTRTALVAGGAGFLGSHLCEALLHDGYRVICVDNFLTGRMENIGSLVGLARFRLIEQDVCTPLELGEPVDRVFNLACAASPPRYQADPIHTTRTCVIGTLNLLELAASNGARFLQASTSEVYGDPEQHPQREDYVGHVNCTGPRACYDEGKRAAETLCFDYLRAAMADIRVARIFNTYGPRMDPADGRIVSNLVMQAIEKRPLTIFGDGRQTRSFCYVTDLVEGLRRLMDVDPNPREPVNLGNPGEFSILELARLVRELTGTRSPVKYLPLPQDDPRRRRPDIGRAKALLGWSPEVPLKQGLLQTIAYFSNIDDLAIEPVVAIDRAGGGKLQNLQL encoded by the coding sequence ATGCGGCGATCAAAAAGGGCTGAAAAAACACGGACGGCGCTTGTTGCCGGCGGTGCCGGTTTCCTCGGTTCGCATTTGTGCGAGGCGCTGCTGCATGACGGCTATCGCGTGATCTGCGTCGACAATTTTCTCACTGGCAGAATGGAAAACATCGGTTCGCTGGTTGGCCTGGCGCGCTTTAGGTTGATCGAACAGGATGTTTGCACACCGCTGGAGCTCGGCGAACCTGTCGATCGCGTTTTCAATCTGGCCTGCGCGGCATCGCCGCCTCGTTATCAGGCCGACCCGATCCACACGACACGCACCTGTGTGATCGGGACCCTAAATCTTCTGGAGCTCGCCGCCAGCAACGGTGCCCGCTTCCTGCAGGCGTCGACCAGCGAAGTCTATGGCGATCCGGAACAGCATCCGCAGCGCGAGGACTATGTCGGCCATGTCAACTGCACGGGACCGCGAGCCTGCTATGACGAGGGCAAGCGCGCCGCCGAAACGCTCTGCTTCGATTATCTGCGAGCCGCTATGGCCGATATTCGCGTGGCCCGCATCTTCAACACATATGGGCCAAGGATGGACCCTGCCGACGGCCGCATCGTCTCGAACCTGGTCATGCAAGCGATCGAGAAGCGGCCGCTGACGATATTCGGGGATGGCCGACAGACCCGCTCCTTCTGCTATGTCACGGATCTGGTCGAGGGACTGCGCCGCCTGATGGATGTCGATCCAAATCCGCGCGAACCGGTTAATCTCGGCAATCCCGGAGAGTTTTCGATCCTCGAGCTGGCAAGATTGGTGCGCGAACTGACCGGCACCAGATCGCCCGTGAAGTACCTGCCTTTGCCGCAGGACGACCCGCGCCGCCGACGCCCCGACATAGGCCGCGCAAAGGCGCTCCTCGGCTGGTCGCCCGAGGTGCCCCTAAAGCAAGGCCTGCTGCAGACGATCGCCTACTTTTCAAATATCGACGATCTGGCGATCGAGCCCGTGGTTGCGATCGACAGAGCGGGTGGAGGAAAGCTGCAGAACCTGCAGCTTTGA
- a CDS encoding glycosyltransferase: MKIAFYGSSLLSSYWNGAATYYRGLLKALSQRGYDIVFYEPDVYDRQKHRDIEAPDWCSVVVYEPTSHALMQVASRAAQADVVVKASGVGFEDDALLRAVLDNARPDALTVFWDVDAPATLSELRNDGEHPLHQALKRIGIVLTYGGGDPVVWDYRALGAAECVPIYNALDPETHHPVAANPRFACDLAFLGNRLPDREARVDTFFLDPARGLGSQRFLLGGSGWGDKPLPANVSWLGHVGTRDHNAFNVTPKAVLNISRDSMAANGFSPATRVFEAAGAGACLITDAWLGVEMFLTPGEEILVARDGTDVAEIMRTLTPKRAKAVGTAALRRVLAEHTYTLRAQLVDDIFKAHFERRAMEAAE, translated from the coding sequence ATGAAGATAGCCTTTTACGGATCGAGCCTTCTGTCATCCTACTGGAATGGCGCAGCCACCTACTACCGCGGCTTGCTCAAGGCACTGTCGCAACGCGGCTACGACATCGTCTTCTATGAGCCCGACGTCTACGATCGGCAAAAGCATCGCGACATCGAGGCGCCTGACTGGTGCAGCGTCGTGGTCTACGAGCCGACCTCGCATGCGCTGATGCAGGTCGCCTCGCGCGCCGCGCAGGCGGACGTCGTGGTCAAGGCTAGCGGCGTCGGCTTCGAAGACGATGCGCTGCTGCGTGCGGTTCTCGACAATGCCCGCCCCGACGCGCTGACAGTCTTCTGGGATGTCGACGCACCGGCGACCCTAAGCGAGTTGCGCAACGACGGCGAACACCCGTTGCACCAGGCGTTGAAGAGGATCGGCATCGTGCTGACCTATGGCGGCGGTGACCCGGTGGTCTGGGACTATCGAGCGCTGGGCGCGGCGGAATGCGTGCCGATCTACAACGCGCTCGATCCTGAGACGCATCATCCGGTCGCCGCAAATCCGCGCTTTGCCTGCGACTTGGCTTTCCTCGGCAATCGGCTGCCCGACCGTGAGGCGCGTGTCGACACATTCTTCCTCGATCCGGCCCGCGGGCTCGGCAGCCAGCGCTTTCTGCTTGGCGGCTCCGGTTGGGGCGACAAGCCCTTGCCCGCAAATGTGTCGTGGCTCGGCCATGTCGGCACGCGCGATCACAACGCCTTCAACGTGACGCCGAAGGCGGTGCTCAACATCAGCCGCGACAGCATGGCGGCCAACGGCTTTTCGCCCGCGACGCGCGTCTTCGAAGCGGCCGGCGCGGGTGCATGCCTAATCACCGACGCGTGGCTCGGCGTCGAGATGTTCCTGACGCCCGGCGAAGAGATCCTGGTCGCGCGGGACGGCACCGATGTCGCAGAGATCATGCGCACGCTGACGCCGAAACGGGCAAAGGCGGTCGGCACGGCAGCACTGCGGCGCGTTCTGGCCGAGCATACCTACACGCTGAGAGCCCAGCTGGTGGACGACATCTTCAAGGCGCATTTCGAGCGCCGCGCAATGGAGGCTGCGGAATGA
- a CDS encoding glycosyltransferase — MTRPLDIVFLGLSLSSSWGNGHATTFRGLLRALSELGHRVTFLERDVPWYAHHRDLRDPDFCDLHYYETTSELLRNYQRQLQRADAVVVGSFVPEGRAIIDGLASVCTGQFCFYDIDTPVTLARVAEDDCDYLARRQISYFDIYFSFTGGPTLERLKSEFGARRTEPLYCAVDPKRHHRTSNAIEWDLGYLGTYSADRQPALDALLLEPARRLPDRRFVVAGSQYPSDIAWPGNVERIEHLPPSEHAAFYSRQRYTLNLTRASMIAAGWSPSVRLFEAAACGTPIISDRWPGLDDFFPESAIETAASTADVEEILSAKSERARLDLARAAREAVLSRHTAMARAREFISALTPFVGTRPAIDLDVESAA, encoded by the coding sequence ATGACGAGACCGCTCGACATCGTTTTCCTCGGGCTTTCGTTGTCCTCATCCTGGGGCAACGGCCACGCGACGACTTTCCGAGGACTGCTGCGCGCGCTCAGCGAGCTCGGCCATCGCGTCACGTTCCTCGAACGCGACGTGCCCTGGTACGCGCATCACAGGGACCTGCGCGACCCTGATTTCTGCGACTTGCACTACTACGAGACGACCTCGGAGTTGCTGCGCAATTACCAGCGGCAGCTGCAGCGAGCCGACGCGGTGGTGGTAGGCTCCTTCGTACCGGAAGGCAGGGCGATCATCGACGGCCTTGCTTCGGTGTGCACCGGACAGTTCTGCTTCTACGACATCGACACGCCAGTGACGCTGGCGCGGGTTGCCGAGGATGATTGCGACTATCTGGCCCGCAGGCAAATCTCCTATTTTGACATCTACTTCTCGTTCACGGGCGGACCGACGCTGGAGCGCCTCAAGTCGGAGTTCGGCGCCCGCCGGACGGAGCCGCTCTACTGCGCCGTCGATCCGAAGCGTCACCATCGGACCAGCAACGCGATCGAATGGGACCTTGGGTATCTTGGCACCTACAGCGCGGACCGGCAGCCCGCCCTCGACGCGCTGCTGCTGGAGCCTGCGCGGCGCCTGCCGGACCGCCGCTTCGTCGTTGCCGGCTCGCAATATCCGTCCGACATCGCCTGGCCGGGAAATGTCGAGCGGATCGAGCACCTGCCGCCCTCCGAGCATGCCGCCTTCTACAGCCGCCAGCGTTATACGCTGAATCTTACCCGGGCATCGATGATTGCCGCCGGATGGTCGCCCAGCGTGCGGCTCTTCGAGGCCGCTGCTTGCGGCACGCCGATCATCAGCGACCGCTGGCCCGGGCTCGATGATTTCTTCCCGGAATCGGCGATCGAGACGGCGGCAAGCACCGCAGATGTCGAGGAGATCCTAAGCGCCAAATCCGAGCGGGCAAGGCTCGATTTGGCCAGGGCAGCGCGGGAGGCGGTGCTTTCAAGACATACCGCCATGGCGCGGGCACGTGAATTCATTTCGGCGCTGACGCCGTTTGTTGGAACGCGTCCGGCGATCGATCTGGACGTCGAAAGTGCAGCATGA
- a CDS encoding glycosyltransferase, translated as MRMVIFGLAVTSSWGNGHATLWRGLIGALAPLGWSITFFERDTPYYAGARDIDRLNGGDVVLYPAWEDIRQAAETAIRQAAVVIVTSYCPDAIEASRLANDICRGLKVFYDLDTPVTLASIERGDHPAYFEPDSLSDFDLILSYTGGPAIDALRSILGVRHVLPLYGHVDPDRHRPAQPRSEFAGDLSYLGTYAEDRQKAVETLLVAAAARLPDRRFIIGGAQYPQDFPWSSNIFFVRHLPPADHPAFFSSSRLTLNVTRESMARKGWCPSGRLFEAAACGAAIISDNWAGLDSFFTPGSDILLAHSTGDVVAALGLSDNEIATLGRRARERVLDEHTSAHRAAELDRILNDAFASKARGTMEEVV; from the coding sequence ATGCGCATGGTTATTTTCGGTCTCGCCGTCACCTCCTCATGGGGCAACGGACATGCCACGCTCTGGCGCGGACTGATTGGCGCGCTGGCGCCGCTTGGCTGGTCGATCACCTTTTTCGAGCGCGACACACCCTACTATGCCGGCGCCAGGGACATCGACCGATTGAACGGCGGCGATGTCGTTCTCTACCCGGCTTGGGAGGATATCCGCCAAGCGGCCGAGACGGCGATACGGCAGGCCGCCGTCGTCATCGTCACCTCCTATTGCCCAGACGCTATCGAGGCCTCGCGGCTCGCCAACGATATCTGTCGCGGGCTGAAAGTGTTCTATGACCTCGATACACCGGTGACGCTGGCGAGCATCGAGCGAGGTGATCATCCAGCCTATTTCGAGCCGGACAGCTTGTCCGATTTCGACTTGATCCTGAGCTATACCGGGGGGCCGGCCATCGATGCGCTGAGGTCCATCCTGGGCGTGCGCCATGTCCTGCCGCTCTACGGCCATGTCGACCCAGACCGGCACCGGCCGGCGCAGCCAAGGTCCGAATTTGCCGGCGACCTGTCGTATCTCGGTACCTATGCCGAGGACCGGCAGAAAGCCGTGGAAACACTGCTCGTCGCTGCCGCCGCCCGGCTTCCGGACCGCCGTTTCATCATCGGCGGGGCGCAGTACCCGCAGGACTTCCCATGGAGCAGCAATATCTTTTTCGTCAGGCATCTGCCGCCCGCCGATCACCCTGCCTTCTTTTCCTCCTCGCGCCTGACGCTGAACGTCACCCGCGAGTCGATGGCGCGAAAGGGCTGGTGCCCGTCAGGCCGTCTGTTCGAGGCAGCCGCCTGCGGCGCCGCGATCATTTCCGACAACTGGGCAGGCCTCGACAGCTTCTTCACGCCGGGCAGCGATATCCTTCTGGCGCACAGCACCGGCGATGTCGTTGCTGCGCTTGGCCTGTCCGACAATGAGATCGCGACGCTCGGCCGCCGCGCCAGGGAGCGCGTCCTCGACGAGCACACATCCGCGCATCGTGCCGCCGAACTCGACCGAATCCTGAACGACGCTTTCGCGTCCAAGGCGAGAGGGACAATGGAGGAAGTCGTCTGA
- a CDS encoding inositol-3-phosphate synthase, with protein sequence MTSKKVRIGIVGVGNCASSLVQGLSYYRHANGNEPIPGLMHADLGGYHVDDVEVVCAFDVAKNKVGRDVAEAIYTAPNNTFRFADVAPIGVRVERGPTMDGIGKYLRDEIEESGEPVADVSARLKESGTEVLICYLPVGSEEAAHFYAECALDAGCAFVNCIPVFIASRPEWRKRFEDRGLPLVGDDIKSQVGATIVHRLLANLFRERGVRIDRTYQLNFGGNTDFLNMLERERLESKKISKTQSVTSQLDVPLEAGNIHVGPSDHVPWLTDRKWAYIRVEGTTFGGVPLNAELKLEVWDSPNSAGVVIDAVRCAKLALDRGIAGALTGPSSYFMKSPPEQFTDAEARLRTLAFIAGNDEPMLDAAE encoded by the coding sequence GTGACGTCGAAGAAAGTTCGTATCGGCATTGTCGGCGTAGGCAACTGCGCATCATCCCTTGTGCAAGGTCTCTCCTACTATCGCCACGCCAATGGCAACGAGCCGATCCCCGGACTGATGCATGCCGATCTCGGGGGCTACCATGTCGATGATGTCGAGGTGGTCTGCGCCTTCGATGTTGCGAAAAACAAGGTTGGGCGCGATGTGGCGGAAGCGATCTACACCGCGCCCAACAACACCTTCCGTTTCGCCGATGTCGCTCCGATCGGGGTGCGCGTTGAGCGCGGCCCGACGATGGACGGAATCGGCAAATATCTGCGCGATGAGATCGAAGAGTCGGGTGAACCGGTCGCGGACGTGAGCGCACGGCTCAAGGAAAGCGGGACCGAGGTGCTCATATGCTACCTTCCGGTCGGCTCCGAAGAGGCTGCGCACTTCTATGCCGAATGCGCACTGGACGCCGGCTGCGCCTTCGTCAATTGCATTCCTGTGTTCATTGCTTCACGACCGGAATGGCGTAAGCGCTTCGAGGACCGCGGCCTTCCCTTGGTCGGCGACGACATCAAGAGCCAGGTCGGTGCAACCATCGTGCACCGGCTGCTCGCCAATCTCTTCCGCGAACGCGGCGTGCGCATCGATCGCACCTATCAGCTCAACTTCGGCGGCAACACCGACTTCCTCAACATGCTCGAGCGCGAGCGGCTGGAATCGAAGAAAATCTCGAAGACGCAGTCCGTCACCAGCCAGCTCGATGTCCCGCTTGAGGCCGGCAACATCCATGTCGGACCCAGCGACCACGTCCCCTGGCTGACCGATCGCAAATGGGCCTATATCCGGGTCGAGGGCACCACCTTCGGCGGGGTGCCGCTCAACGCCGAGCTCAAGCTGGAGGTTTGGGATTCGCCCAACTCGGCAGGCGTGGTCATCGACGCTGTCCGCTGCGCGAAGCTCGCCCTCGACCGCGGCATCGCCGGCGCGCTCACCGGCCCTAGCAGCTACTTCATGAAGTCGCCGCCGGAGCAGTTCACCGACGCAGAGGCGCGCCTGCGCACGCTCGCCTTCATCGCCGGCAATGACGAGCCGATGCTGGACGCCGCCGAATGA
- a CDS encoding histidine phosphatase family protein — MTTTFFLIRHAAHDHVGSYLAGRLEGVRLGEAGQAQALQLARRMAREPLAAIFSSPRERTLETAKPIAIACEIEKIAICKELDEIDFGEWSGKTFEELNGDASWRLWNDQRQSARTPSGETMLDVQHRMIGLMDALRENGQGQCIALVSHADVIKAAVCAILGLQLGDCFRFDIAPASITTVVHGDWGSKLIRLNEIA; from the coding sequence ATGACCACCACGTTCTTTCTCATCCGCCATGCGGCGCACGATCACGTCGGCTCGTACCTGGCCGGGCGGCTCGAAGGCGTTCGCCTCGGCGAAGCCGGCCAGGCGCAGGCGCTCCAGCTCGCGCGGCGGATGGCGCGAGAGCCGCTCGCCGCGATCTTCAGCAGTCCGCGCGAGCGCACGCTCGAAACGGCGAAGCCGATCGCCATCGCTTGCGAGATTGAGAAGATCGCGATCTGCAAGGAACTCGACGAGATCGACTTCGGCGAGTGGTCCGGCAAGACCTTCGAAGAGCTGAACGGCGATGCAAGCTGGCGACTTTGGAACGACCAACGCCAGAGCGCCCGCACGCCGAGCGGCGAGACCATGCTGGATGTCCAGCACAGGATGATCGGCCTGATGGACGCATTGCGCGAGAATGGACAGGGCCAGTGCATCGCGCTTGTCAGCCATGCCGATGTGATCAAGGCGGCTGTCTGCGCGATCCTTGGCCTGCAACTCGGCGATTGCTTTCGCTTCGATATCGCGCCGGCCTCCATCACAACGGTCGTCCACGGCGACTGGGGTTCCAAGCTGATTCGTTTAAACGAAATCGCCTGA
- a CDS encoding glycosyltransferase codes for MRFLFYTHSAVSDWNHGNAHFQRGIMRELAARGHEVVALEPIDGWSRSNLLAEQGPFAIERFRKDFPELRVVAYAPGFEHEAWLAGADVVIVHEWTDKDLVARIGQARVLSNFTLLFHDTHHRAVSATQAIAALELEHYDGVLVFGEVLRESYLRAGWGKRVFTWHEAADDRLFKPCPDIEPVSDLVWIGNWGDDERSAEIAEFLIEPARAHGLSGTVHGVRYPSDAITALADTGLRYEGWIANADVPKAFARHSVTMHIPRRPYRETLPGIPTIRMFEALACGIPLISAPWSDVEGLFRAGTDFLFARNGAEMRGHLRDVLNDRQRAEALAASGLETILARHTCRHRADELFDILAACGNRAAAEIKPAREAAA; via the coding sequence ATGCGTTTTCTATTTTACACCCATTCGGCAGTTTCGGACTGGAATCACGGCAACGCGCATTTTCAGCGCGGCATCATGCGCGAGCTTGCCGCGCGCGGCCATGAGGTGGTCGCGCTCGAGCCCATCGACGGCTGGAGCCGATCGAACCTGCTCGCCGAGCAAGGCCCCTTTGCGATCGAGCGCTTCCGCAAGGATTTTCCGGAACTGAGAGTAGTGGCCTATGCCCCTGGCTTCGAGCACGAAGCTTGGCTGGCAGGCGCGGATGTCGTGATCGTCCACGAATGGACGGACAAGGATCTTGTCGCGCGCATCGGACAGGCGCGTGTGCTGAGCAATTTCACGCTACTGTTCCACGACACTCATCATCGCGCCGTATCGGCGACACAGGCGATAGCGGCGCTCGAGCTCGAGCACTATGACGGGGTGCTGGTCTTCGGCGAAGTGCTGCGGGAGAGCTATCTTCGCGCCGGCTGGGGCAAGCGGGTGTTCACCTGGCATGAGGCCGCGGACGACCGGCTGTTCAAGCCTTGCCCGGATATCGAGCCAGTCTCCGATCTCGTCTGGATCGGCAATTGGGGCGACGATGAACGCAGCGCCGAGATCGCCGAGTTCCTGATCGAGCCGGCAAGAGCGCATGGACTATCGGGAACTGTGCACGGCGTGCGCTATCCGTCGGATGCAATCACCGCGCTCGCGGATACTGGCCTGCGCTATGAAGGCTGGATTGCCAATGCCGATGTGCCGAAGGCCTTCGCTCGCCATAGCGTCACCATGCACATCCCCCGCAGGCCTTACCGGGAGACCTTGCCTGGCATTCCCACCATTCGCATGTTCGAAGCACTGGCCTGCGGAATTCCGCTGATCTCGGCGCCGTGGTCGGATGTCGAAGGGCTGTTCCGCGCCGGCACCGATTTCCTGTTCGCCCGCAACGGGGCCGAGATGCGAGGACACCTCCGCGATGTGCTGAACGATCGTCAGCGTGCAGAAGCGTTGGCCGCATCTGGCCTGGAAACCATCCTGGCGCGGCACACCTGCCGGCACCGCGCCGACGAGCTGTTCGACATCCTGGCCGCATGCGGCAATCGCGCGGCGGCCGAAATCAAGCCTGCAAGGGAGGCCGCGGCATGA